The Sebastes umbrosus isolate fSebUmb1 chromosome 4, fSebUmb1.pri, whole genome shotgun sequence genome has a window encoding:
- the phlda2 gene encoding pleckstrin homology-like domain family A member 2: MKMSAAEISQILKEGELEKRSDNLLQFWKRKTCVLTTDSLNIYADTQKKRTRSKELKLQSIKKVDCVERTGKFVYFTIVTTDNKEIDFRCSGEENCWNAVITMALIDYQNRKAIEDFKTRQDNESASPGQQERRMARAP; the protein is encoded by the coding sequence ATGAAAATGTCCGCAGCGGAGATCAGCCAGATCCTCAAGGAAGGAGAGCTGGAGAAGAGGAGCGACAACCTGCTCCAGTTCTGGAAGAGGAAGACGTGCGTCCTGACCACGGACAGCCTCAACATCTACGCGGACACGCAGAAGAAGCGCACCAGAAGCAAGGAGCTCAAACTGCAGTCCATCAAGAAAGTGGACTGCGTGGAGCGGACCGGCAAGTTCGTCTACTTCACCATCGTGACCACGGACAATAAGGAGATCGATTTCCGCTGCTCCGGAGAGGAGAACTGCTGGAACGCGGTGATCACCATGGCGCTGATCGATTACCAGAACAGAAAGGCGATAGAGGACTTTAAGACAAGGCAGGACAACGAGAGCGCGTCGCCAGGACAACAGGAGAGGCGCATGGCGAGGGCTCCTTGA